The following coding sequences lie in one Streptomyces venezuelae genomic window:
- a CDS encoding acyl-CoA dehydrogenase family protein codes for MADPLLFNPNTYDPTHFDPETRRLLRATVDWFEARGKRKLIEDYRTRAWLADFLEFSAKEGLFATFLTPASAAGEEQGDKRWDTARIAALNEIFGFYGLDYWYAWQVTILGLGPVWQSDNAAARTRAAELLDQGEVFAFGLSEKSHGADIYSTDMLLEPDGDGGFRATGSKYYIGNGNAAGLVSVFGRRTDVEGPDGYVFFAADSRHDAYHLVKNVVDSSKYVSEFRLENYPVGPDDVLHTGRAAFDAALNTVNVGKFNLCTASIGICEHAMYEAVTHAHNRILYGRPVTAFPHVRRELTDAYVRLVGMKLFSDRAVDYFRSAGPDDRRYLLFNPMTKMKVTTEGEKVIDLMWDVIAAKGFEKDNYFAQAAVEIRGLPKLEGTVHVNLALILKFMGNHLLNPAEYAPVPTRLDAADDDFLFRQGPARGLGAIRFHDWRTAFDAYAELPNVARFREQADALRTFVTTAAPDERQSRDLDLLLAVGQLFALVVHGQLILEQARLTGLDEDVLDELFAVLVRDFSAHAVELHGKDSATEDQQTWALGAVRRPVVDDARSARVWERVEALAGTYEMAP; via the coding sequence ATGGCCGACCCGCTGCTGTTCAACCCGAACACCTACGACCCGACCCACTTCGACCCCGAGACCCGCAGGCTGCTGCGCGCGACCGTCGACTGGTTCGAGGCGCGCGGCAAGCGCAAGTTGATCGAGGACTACCGCACCCGCGCCTGGCTCGCCGATTTCCTGGAGTTCTCCGCCAAGGAAGGGCTGTTCGCGACCTTCCTCACCCCGGCGTCCGCGGCGGGGGAGGAGCAGGGCGACAAGCGCTGGGACACCGCCCGCATCGCCGCCCTCAACGAGATCTTCGGCTTCTACGGCCTCGACTACTGGTACGCCTGGCAGGTCACGATCCTCGGCCTCGGCCCGGTCTGGCAGAGCGACAACGCCGCTGCCCGCACCCGCGCCGCCGAACTCCTCGACCAGGGAGAAGTGTTCGCCTTCGGCCTCTCCGAGAAGAGCCACGGCGCCGACATCTACTCCACCGACATGCTCCTGGAGCCGGACGGCGACGGCGGCTTCCGTGCCACCGGCTCCAAGTACTACATCGGCAACGGCAACGCCGCAGGGCTCGTCTCCGTCTTCGGCCGCCGCACCGACGTCGAGGGCCCGGACGGCTACGTCTTCTTCGCCGCCGACAGCCGCCACGACGCGTACCACCTGGTCAAGAACGTCGTCGACTCGTCGAAGTACGTGAGCGAGTTCCGCCTGGAGAACTACCCGGTCGGCCCCGACGACGTGCTGCACACCGGCCGCGCCGCCTTCGACGCCGCCCTCAACACCGTCAACGTCGGCAAGTTCAACCTCTGCACCGCCTCGATCGGCATCTGCGAGCACGCGATGTACGAGGCGGTCACCCACGCCCACAACCGCATCCTCTACGGGCGCCCCGTCACCGCCTTCCCGCACGTGCGCCGCGAGCTGACCGACGCCTACGTCCGCCTCGTCGGGATGAAGCTCTTCAGCGACCGCGCCGTCGACTACTTCCGCTCGGCCGGCCCCGACGACCGCCGCTACCTCCTCTTCAACCCCATGACGAAGATGAAGGTGACCACGGAGGGCGAGAAGGTCATCGACCTCATGTGGGACGTCATCGCGGCCAAGGGCTTCGAGAAGGACAACTACTTCGCGCAGGCGGCCGTCGAGATCCGCGGCCTGCCCAAGCTGGAGGGCACGGTCCACGTCAACCTCGCGCTGATCCTCAAGTTCATGGGCAACCACCTCCTGAACCCCGCCGAGTACGCGCCCGTGCCGACCCGTCTCGACGCGGCCGACGACGACTTCCTCTTCCGGCAGGGCCCGGCCCGCGGCCTCGGCGCGATCCGCTTCCACGACTGGCGCACCGCCTTCGACGCGTACGCCGAGCTGCCCAACGTCGCCCGCTTCCGCGAGCAGGCCGACGCCCTCCGCACGTTCGTCACCACCGCCGCCCCCGACGAGCGGCAGAGCCGCGACCTCGACCTGCTCCTCGCCGTCGGCCAGCTCTTCGCGCTGGTCGTGCACGGCCAGCTGATCCTGGAGCAGGCGCGCCTGACCGGCCTGGACGAGGACGTGCTCGACGAGCTCTTCGCCGTCCTCGTACGCGACTTCTCCGCGCACGCCGTCGAGCTGCACGGCAAGGACTCCGCCACCGAGGACCAGCAGACGTGGGCGCTCGGCGCGGTCCGCCGTCCGGTCGTCGACGACGCCCGTTCGGCGCGTGTCTGGGAGCGCGTCGAGGCGCTGGCGGGGACGTACGAGATGGCGCCGTAG
- a CDS encoding SDR family NAD(P)-dependent oxidoreductase yields MSPTSSSTPPPPPWNVQSLPRADGSVFLITGGNAGIGYFVAEQLASTGATVVLGSRSPAKAGAALESIRARVPGARVRAVRLDLADLASLPSAVESLSVDRLDAVVHNAGVALDDPPRQETGDGHELMFGTNHLGHFALTRWLMPLLSAAPAARVVTMGSFAAKSERLDLDDLQSHKDYRAKRTYGRSKLAQMYFGIELDRRLRVTGSPVTSVVAHPGGALDSLTPSRPPVHTRTTGARLGAAPAALLVQGKDAGAWPAVRAVLDPAVRGGELWGPRVFGLRGEPRREAVWDHLTDPSSAARLWDASCELTRVSWEWPR; encoded by the coding sequence ATGTCGCCCACGTCCTCCAGCACGCCCCCGCCCCCGCCCTGGAACGTCCAGAGCCTGCCGCGCGCCGACGGCAGCGTCTTCCTGATCACCGGCGGCAACGCCGGCATCGGGTACTTCGTCGCGGAGCAGCTGGCGTCGACCGGTGCGACCGTCGTGCTCGGCAGCCGCAGCCCGGCCAAGGCCGGGGCCGCACTGGAGTCGATCCGCGCGCGGGTCCCCGGCGCACGGGTCCGAGCCGTACGCCTCGACCTCGCCGACCTCGCGTCGCTGCCGTCGGCCGTGGAGTCCCTGTCGGTGGACCGCCTCGACGCGGTGGTGCACAACGCGGGCGTCGCGCTCGACGATCCGCCGCGCCAGGAGACCGGCGACGGCCACGAGCTCATGTTCGGCACGAATCACCTCGGGCACTTCGCGTTGACCCGGTGGCTGATGCCGCTCCTGTCGGCGGCACCTGCGGCCCGCGTCGTGACCATGGGGAGCTTCGCGGCGAAGTCCGAGCGGCTCGACCTCGACGACCTGCAGTCCCACAAGGACTACCGCGCCAAGCGCACGTACGGCCGCTCCAAGCTGGCCCAGATGTACTTCGGCATCGAGCTCGACCGCCGGCTGCGCGTCACCGGCAGCCCTGTCACGAGCGTGGTCGCCCACCCCGGCGGCGCCCTCGACTCCCTCACCCCGTCACGGCCGCCGGTCCACACGCGCACGACCGGTGCGCGGCTCGGCGCGGCCCCCGCGGCCCTCCTCGTCCAGGGCAAGGACGCCGGGGCGTGGCCCGCGGTCCGCGCCGTGCTCGACCCGGCCGTGCGGGGCGGCGAGTTGTGGGGCCCGCGCGTCTTCGGCCTGCGCGGGGAGCCGCGACGCGAAGCGGTGTGGGATCACCTCACCGATCCCTCATCGGCGGCGCGGCTGTGGGACGCGAGCTGCGAACTGACCCGCGTCTCCTGGGAATGGCCGAGGTAA
- a CDS encoding FUSC family protein, which translates to MAVVRRTAKGIWDRYSASDPGLLRLMAGLRTVGAILLALAVLAPLGTSVTHLVAGAMTAMVATFAIQEKEVRGQAITLALGLPVALAAISLGALLNSRVVTGDLFFIVLIFGAVYCRRFGDRGTALGLIGFQVYFVSLFVNASTSALPTLYLTLTIAFACSAVVRFAVVPETPERTLARLREAFRARLAQLIAHQIELLDADADSGEGPEKVLDDLRRSTARLHEAALMIQGRLEEGSRDAAAAALLQRRVADAEIAAERLGVLLLNARSAERVETLTLHLPSAPVPRTRRGRIGPDAGTALRRDLRALHLLVVRLVPDDRGTALPYVRNRLLGYREEQGLPQGSPAIQDCFRAVGEAARAILGLRLATDGASDEEYDSPEVMRSREEFEAEEISISGEAAEAEEEQTGLRRPTTRAAVQVAVGSALAIVGGEFLSTQRWYWAVLTCWVVFLNTASTGEIMVKGYRRLVGTVLGVVAGVALAGAVGNHTWAAFALVVLCVFGMFFTAPLSYAMMSFFVTAMLGLLYTLLNTYSLDVLVLRIEETALGAACGIIAAVLVLPVRTSHRTDEELGNVLARLRDVVSAAVSQLSGGPAVDLVDLARDLDTALDDLRRSTKPLTHPIAPLRARRQTARYIVALLETCAYHARSLAATAELVPSSKSVAADARLALAGRRITHNIDLIAAQVRDEEPDGVIESGSSIASMLDSGRHEVLRTGSVAFRVLRHLQRLDEGIVGLARPLGVPLAAPDSEPVP; encoded by the coding sequence ATGGCAGTGGTACGACGGACGGCGAAGGGCATCTGGGACCGCTACTCGGCATCCGACCCCGGGCTCCTGCGGCTCATGGCGGGACTGCGGACGGTCGGGGCGATCCTCCTCGCGCTCGCCGTGCTTGCGCCGCTCGGCACGTCGGTGACGCACCTCGTCGCGGGCGCGATGACGGCGATGGTCGCCACGTTCGCGATCCAGGAGAAGGAGGTGCGGGGCCAGGCCATCACCCTGGCGCTCGGACTGCCGGTCGCGCTCGCGGCCATATCGCTGGGGGCGCTGCTCAACTCCCGCGTGGTGACCGGGGACCTGTTCTTCATCGTCCTGATCTTCGGGGCCGTCTACTGCCGCAGATTCGGCGACCGCGGCACCGCGCTCGGGCTCATCGGCTTCCAGGTCTACTTCGTCTCGCTCTTCGTCAACGCGTCGACGTCGGCGCTGCCCACGCTCTACCTGACGCTGACCATCGCCTTCGCGTGCAGCGCGGTGGTGCGGTTCGCCGTGGTGCCGGAGACCCCGGAGCGCACCCTGGCGCGGCTGCGCGAGGCGTTCCGGGCGCGGCTCGCCCAGCTCATCGCCCACCAGATCGAACTCCTCGACGCGGACGCCGACTCCGGCGAGGGCCCGGAGAAGGTCCTGGACGACCTGCGGCGCAGCACCGCACGGCTGCACGAGGCCGCGCTGATGATCCAGGGCCGCCTTGAGGAGGGCTCGCGCGACGCGGCGGCGGCCGCGCTGCTGCAACGCAGGGTGGCCGACGCGGAGATCGCCGCGGAGCGTCTCGGCGTGCTGCTCCTCAACGCCCGCAGCGCGGAGCGCGTGGAGACGCTCACCCTGCACCTGCCGAGCGCCCCCGTCCCCCGCACGCGGCGCGGCCGCATCGGGCCCGACGCGGGCACCGCCCTGCGCAGGGACCTGCGCGCCCTGCACCTGCTCGTGGTGCGGCTGGTGCCCGACGACCGCGGTACGGCACTGCCGTACGTGCGCAACAGGCTGCTCGGCTACCGCGAGGAGCAGGGCCTGCCGCAGGGTTCCCCGGCGATCCAGGACTGTTTCCGTGCGGTCGGTGAGGCGGCGCGCGCCATCCTGGGTCTTCGGCTTGCGACCGACGGGGCGTCGGACGAGGAGTACGACAGCCCGGAAGTCATGCGGTCGCGCGAGGAGTTCGAGGCCGAGGAGATCTCGATATCCGGTGAGGCCGCGGAGGCGGAGGAGGAGCAGACCGGGCTGCGGCGGCCCACCACCCGGGCGGCCGTGCAGGTCGCCGTCGGGTCCGCGCTCGCCATCGTCGGCGGCGAGTTCCTGTCCACGCAGCGGTGGTACTGGGCGGTGCTGACGTGCTGGGTCGTCTTCCTCAACACGGCGTCCACGGGCGAGATCATGGTCAAGGGCTACCGGCGCCTGGTCGGCACGGTGCTCGGTGTGGTGGCCGGGGTGGCGCTGGCCGGCGCCGTCGGCAACCACACGTGGGCGGCGTTCGCCCTTGTGGTGCTCTGCGTCTTCGGCATGTTCTTCACCGCGCCGCTCTCCTACGCGATGATGTCGTTCTTCGTCACGGCGATGCTGGGCCTGCTCTACACCCTGCTCAACACCTACAGCCTCGACGTCCTCGTGCTGCGGATCGAGGAGACGGCGCTCGGCGCGGCCTGCGGCATCATCGCGGCGGTCCTGGTCCTTCCGGTGCGGACGTCGCACCGCACCGACGAGGAGCTCGGCAATGTCCTCGCGCGGCTGCGGGACGTCGTGTCGGCGGCCGTGTCGCAGCTCAGTGGCGGGCCCGCCGTCGACCTCGTGGACCTGGCGCGGGACCTGGACACCGCGCTGGACGACCTGCGCAGGTCCACGAAGCCGCTGACCCACCCGATCGCTCCGCTGCGGGCCCGCAGGCAGACGGCCCGCTACATCGTCGCGCTCCTGGAGACCTGCGCCTATCACGCCCGTTCGCTGGCGGCGACGGCCGAGCTGGTGCCCTCCAGCAAGAGCGTCGCGGCCGACGCGCGCCTCGCGCTCGCCGGGCGCCGCATCACGCACAACATCGACCTGATCGCCGCTCAGGTGCGCGACGAGGAGCCCGACGGCGTCATCGAGTCCGGGTCGAGCATCGCCTCGATGCTCGACAGCGGCCGCCACGAGGTGCTGCGGACCGGTTCGGTGGCGTTCCGCGTGCTGCGGCACCTGCAGCGGCTCGACGAAGGCATCGTCGGCCTCGCCCGCCCCCTCGGGGTTCCCCTCGCGGCGCCGGACTCAGAGCCTGTGCCATAA
- a CDS encoding 2-oxoadipate dioxygenase/decarboxylase family protein, whose translation MIKQWRLRAGFAERLSRMYGREVPAYTKLVDVSREVNEDVLRKRGTEAERLGSIGRVTAERHGAIRVGTPRELHQVARVFGALGMHPVGFYDLRDTPASALPIVSTAFRPVAEEELARNPFRVFTSLLTVADARFFDDGLRSRLDTFLAGRELFPPELLALADRAEAERELSEADAERFLELAVGAFELSAEPIDEEWYASLERVSAVAADIGGVRSTHINHLTPRVLDIDELYRRMTERGIEMIDTIQGPPCWAGPDVLLRQTSFRALAEPRAMRAADGSVRRGHLRVRFGEVEARGIALTREGRVLYDRLLGLVDERAASRPTAERNAVARAVWAEHLPATEHELAARGLGFFTYHAVPDRPEVGGRPPADLGGLLDGGWLRAEPIVYEDFLPRSAAGIFQSNLSDTGSRNSDREEGSAYGVDTLSEAMGREVLDPFALYERQRDRSLALLPRALRPTRAPRPQGAS comes from the coding sequence ATGATCAAGCAGTGGCGGCTGCGCGCCGGGTTCGCCGAACGGCTCTCGCGGATGTACGGGCGTGAGGTCCCCGCGTACACGAAGCTGGTGGACGTCTCCCGTGAGGTCAACGAGGACGTGCTGCGCAAACGCGGCACCGAAGCCGAGCGCCTCGGCTCCATCGGCCGCGTCACCGCCGAACGGCACGGCGCCATCCGCGTCGGCACTCCGCGGGAACTGCACCAGGTCGCCCGCGTGTTCGGCGCTCTGGGCATGCACCCGGTCGGCTTCTACGACCTGCGCGACACCCCGGCCAGTGCCCTCCCCATCGTGTCGACGGCGTTCCGGCCGGTGGCCGAGGAGGAGCTGGCCCGCAACCCGTTCCGGGTCTTCACGTCCCTGCTCACCGTGGCCGACGCCCGCTTCTTCGACGACGGCCTGCGTTCCCGCCTCGACACGTTCCTCGCGGGCCGCGAGCTGTTCCCGCCGGAGCTGCTCGCGCTGGCCGACCGGGCGGAGGCGGAGCGGGAACTGTCCGAGGCGGACGCCGAGCGGTTCCTCGAACTCGCCGTTGGTGCCTTCGAGTTGTCGGCCGAGCCCATCGACGAGGAGTGGTACGCGTCGTTGGAGCGCGTCTCCGCCGTCGCCGCGGACATCGGCGGCGTCCGCAGCACCCACATCAACCACCTCACCCCGCGCGTCCTGGACATCGACGAGCTCTACCGGCGCATGACCGAACGCGGCATCGAGATGATCGACACCATTCAGGGGCCGCCCTGCTGGGCGGGGCCTGACGTGCTGCTGCGCCAGACCTCGTTCCGCGCGCTCGCCGAGCCGCGCGCGATGCGGGCGGCGGACGGCAGCGTGCGGCGCGGCCATCTGCGGGTGCGGTTCGGCGAGGTCGAGGCGCGGGGCATCGCCCTGACCCGCGAGGGCCGCGTCCTCTACGACCGGCTGCTCGGCCTCGTCGACGAACGGGCCGCGTCCCGCCCGACCGCCGAGCGGAACGCCGTGGCCCGCGCCGTGTGGGCCGAGCACCTGCCTGCCACCGAACACGAACTCGCCGCGCGGGGCCTCGGGTTCTTCACGTACCACGCCGTCCCCGACCGGCCCGAGGTCGGCGGGCGCCCGCCCGCCGACCTCGGCGGGCTCCTGGACGGAGGCTGGCTGCGGGCCGAACCGATCGTGTACGAGGACTTCCTGCCCCGGTCGGCCGCCGGCATCTTCCAGTCCAACCTCAGCGACACGGGTTCCAGGAACAGTGACAGGGAGGAGGGCAGTGCGTACGGCGTCGACACGCTCTCCGAGGCCATGGGCCGCGAGGTCCTCGACCCCTTCGCGCTGTACGAGCGGCAGCGGGACCGCTCCCTCGCCCTCCTCCCCCGCGCACTGCGTCCCACCCGCGCACCACGTCCCCAGGGAGCGTCATGA
- a CDS encoding aldehyde dehydrogenase family protein translates to MTGIALPATDELRARARTALDRVGVTVPEGNGLRARTPITGEDLFGLAATGPAGTEEALAAARAAFLDWRTTPAPRRGDLVRRLGDLLRDHKDDLADLITIEAGKIRSEALGEVQEMIDICDFAVGLSRQLYGRTIASERPGHRLAETWHPLGVVGVISAFNFPAAVWSWNTAVALACGDTVVWKPSELTPLISLACDRLLARAAADVGAPRDVHRLLLGDRAVGERLVDDPRVALVSATGSTRMGREVGPRVAARFGRSLLELGGNNAAVVAPSADLDLAVQGIVFAAVGTAGQRCTTLRRLIVHHDIAETLVGRLTSAYRKLPIGDPFDRATLVGPLISARALAEMRSALDRVRGEGGEVLAGGARCAAPSAPHAAYVEPAVVRVGRQTDVVREETFAPLLYVMTYDTFDEAIALHNDVPQGLSSSIFTCDQQEAERFLSAEGSDCGIANVNIGTSGAEIGGAFGGEKETGGGRESGSDAWRAYMRSATNTINYSSRLSLAQNVSFL, encoded by the coding sequence ATGACCGGCATCGCCCTGCCCGCCACCGACGAGCTGCGCGCCCGCGCCCGTACCGCGCTCGACCGCGTCGGCGTCACCGTCCCCGAGGGCAACGGTCTGCGGGCCCGTACCCCCATCACCGGCGAGGACCTCTTCGGCCTGGCCGCGACCGGTCCCGCGGGGACCGAGGAGGCGCTCGCGGCGGCCCGTGCCGCCTTCCTCGACTGGCGGACCACTCCGGCCCCGCGCCGCGGCGACCTGGTCCGGCGCCTCGGTGACCTGCTGCGCGACCACAAGGACGACCTCGCGGACCTGATCACCATCGAGGCGGGCAAGATCCGCTCCGAGGCGCTCGGCGAGGTGCAGGAGATGATCGACATCTGCGACTTCGCCGTCGGCCTGTCCCGGCAGCTCTACGGGCGCACCATCGCCTCCGAGCGTCCGGGGCACCGCCTGGCGGAGACCTGGCATCCGCTCGGTGTCGTCGGCGTCATCTCCGCGTTCAACTTCCCGGCCGCGGTGTGGTCGTGGAACACCGCCGTCGCCCTGGCCTGCGGCGACACCGTGGTGTGGAAGCCCTCCGAACTGACCCCGCTGATCTCCCTGGCCTGCGACCGGCTCCTGGCCCGAGCCGCCGCCGACGTGGGCGCACCCCGTGACGTGCACCGGCTCCTGCTCGGCGACCGGGCCGTCGGTGAGCGGCTCGTGGACGATCCGCGGGTCGCGCTGGTCAGCGCCACCGGGTCGACCCGCATGGGCCGCGAGGTCGGCCCGCGCGTCGCCGCCCGCTTCGGCCGCTCCCTGCTCGAACTCGGCGGCAACAACGCGGCGGTCGTCGCCCCCTCCGCCGACCTGGACCTCGCCGTGCAGGGCATCGTGTTCGCGGCGGTCGGCACCGCGGGGCAGCGCTGCACGACGCTGCGGCGCCTCATCGTGCACCACGACATCGCGGAGACGCTCGTGGGCCGCCTCACCTCCGCCTACCGGAAGCTGCCCATCGGCGACCCCTTCGACCGGGCGACACTGGTCGGCCCGCTGATCTCCGCACGGGCGCTCGCGGAGATGCGGAGCGCGCTGGACCGGGTGCGGGGCGAGGGCGGCGAGGTGCTGGCGGGAGGTGCCCGTTGCGCGGCGCCGTCGGCGCCGCACGCCGCGTACGTGGAACCGGCGGTGGTGCGCGTCGGGCGGCAGACGGACGTGGTCCGCGAGGAGACGTTCGCGCCGCTTCTCTACGTCATGACGTACGACACCTTCGACGAGGCCATCGCCCTCCACAACGACGTGCCCCAGGGCCTCTCGTCGAGCATCTTCACGTGCGACCAGCAGGAGGCGGAGCGTTTCCTGTCCGCCGAGGGCTCCGACTGCGGCATCGCCAACGTGAACATCGGGACGTCCGGGGCGGAGATCGGCGGCGCGTTCGGGGGCGAGAAGGAGACGGGCGGCGGCCGTGAGTCGGGCTCCGACGCGTGGCGCGCGTACATGCGGTCGGCCACGAACACGATCAACTATTCGAGCCGGCTCTCCCTCGCCCAGAACGTCAGCTTCCTCTGA
- a CDS encoding PadR family transcriptional regulator has protein sequence MALEHAILVSLLEKPGSGYELARRFDRSIGYFWAATHQQIYRVLKRMEGDGWIDVREVVQQDRPDKKEYSVAPDGRAALSQWLHEPIEPESVRHELAVKIRGAAFDDPVALIHEVERHRQAHADRLAHYLAGERRDFTGPDAPARAALDAGQELQHVVLRGGIAYERMTLAWLDDVLATLHRLNPER, from the coding sequence ATGGCGCTCGAGCACGCGATCCTCGTCTCCCTGCTGGAGAAGCCGGGCTCCGGATACGAACTCGCCCGGCGGTTCGACCGGTCCATCGGCTACTTCTGGGCAGCCACCCACCAGCAGATCTACCGCGTCCTCAAACGCATGGAGGGCGACGGCTGGATCGACGTCCGCGAGGTGGTCCAGCAGGACCGGCCGGACAAGAAGGAGTACTCCGTCGCCCCGGACGGCCGTGCCGCGCTCTCCCAGTGGCTGCACGAGCCGATCGAGCCCGAGAGCGTCCGGCACGAGCTCGCCGTGAAGATCCGCGGCGCGGCGTTCGACGATCCGGTCGCGCTGATCCATGAGGTGGAGCGGCACCGCCAGGCCCACGCCGACCGCCTCGCGCACTACCTCGCGGGCGAGCGGCGCGACTTCACGGGGCCCGACGCACCGGCCCGCGCGGCCCTCGACGCCGGACAAGAGCTCCAGCACGTCGTGCTGCGCGGCGGCATCGCGTACGAACGGATGACGCTGGCCTGGCTCGACGACGTGCTCGCCACCCTCCACCGCCTCAACCCCGAGCGCTGA
- a CDS encoding NAD(P)/FAD-dependent oxidoreductase — translation MASSPPASVSASASVRRAVPSTTDVVIIGGGVMGTSIAFHLAEAGVRDILVVERGELGGGSSGKPIGGVRAQFSDPLNIELGLRSLRAFRDFPHRPGADVGLDTVGYLFLLTDQAQVADFEAGVRTQNALGVPSRLLGPSEARALCPYLITDGLTAAAYSPEDGHARPALVVRGYARAAARAGAVFATGTAVTGMDVTGDRVTVVHTDRGPVSCSAVVCAAGAWSARIGAMAGVELPVRPLRRQLAFTVPLVPAAPRIPFTIDFASSAYFHNSDDGLLWGLADPGQPEGFDTTWTPGWLELFRAAVRQRAPALAEMETAGGWAGLYEVTPDHNALIGRSDAPGNFLYATGFSGHGFLQAPAVGEIVRDLYLGRRPCVDVEPLGVHRFRTGSARGRPEAHVV, via the coding sequence TTGGCCTCCTCACCGCCCGCGTCCGTGTCCGCCTCCGCGTCCGTCCGCCGCGCCGTCCCCTCCACCACCGACGTCGTGATCATCGGGGGCGGGGTGATGGGTACGAGCATCGCGTTCCACCTCGCCGAGGCGGGCGTACGCGACATCCTCGTCGTCGAGCGCGGCGAACTCGGCGGCGGGAGCTCGGGGAAGCCGATCGGCGGGGTGCGGGCGCAGTTCTCCGATCCGCTCAACATCGAGCTCGGCCTGCGCAGTCTGCGCGCCTTCCGGGACTTTCCGCACCGGCCCGGCGCGGACGTCGGCCTCGACACCGTCGGCTACCTCTTCCTGCTCACCGACCAGGCCCAGGTGGCCGACTTCGAGGCCGGGGTGCGGACCCAGAACGCCCTCGGCGTGCCCAGCCGCCTGCTCGGTCCTTCGGAGGCGCGAGCGCTCTGCCCCTATCTGATCACCGACGGTCTGACGGCGGCCGCGTACTCGCCCGAGGACGGGCACGCACGCCCCGCGCTCGTCGTGCGCGGGTACGCGCGTGCCGCGGCGCGGGCCGGCGCCGTGTTCGCCACCGGCACCGCGGTCACCGGCATGGACGTGACCGGTGACCGCGTCACGGTCGTCCACACCGACCGCGGGCCGGTCTCCTGCTCGGCGGTCGTCTGTGCCGCCGGGGCGTGGTCGGCGCGGATCGGCGCCATGGCGGGCGTCGAGCTGCCGGTCCGGCCGCTCCGCCGCCAGCTCGCCTTCACGGTGCCGCTGGTGCCCGCCGCGCCGCGCATCCCGTTCACGATCGACTTCGCGTCGTCGGCGTACTTCCACAACAGTGACGACGGGTTGCTGTGGGGTCTCGCCGACCCCGGCCAGCCGGAGGGCTTCGACACCACGTGGACGCCCGGCTGGCTGGAGCTGTTCCGTGCCGCGGTGCGGCAACGGGCGCCCGCTCTCGCGGAGATGGAGACGGCGGGTGGCTGGGCGGGCCTGTACGAGGTCACGCCCGACCACAACGCGCTGATCGGCCGCTCCGACGCACCCGGCAACTTCCTCTACGCCACCGGCTTCTCCGGCCACGGCTTCCTCCAGGCCCCCGCGGTGGGCGAGATCGTCCGCGACCTGTACCTGGGGCGGCGGCCGTGCGTCGACGTCGAGCCGCTCGGCGTGCACCGCTTCCGCACGGGGTCCGCGAGGGGCCGCCCGGAAGCCCACGTGGTGTGA
- a CDS encoding peroxiredoxin produces the protein MTARVAVGDTVEDFTLPDETGTERRLSELLQDGPVVLFFYPAALTPGCTAEACHFRDLAAEFGAAGARPVGISGDQVDRQREFTERHTLGFPLLADPEGVVRGRFGVTRGFSLAPTKRVTFVIGKDRTVAEVVRSEFRMSAHADRALAAVRRLAAG, from the coding sequence ATGACGGCGCGCGTGGCGGTGGGCGACACCGTCGAGGACTTTACGCTGCCGGACGAGACCGGCACCGAGCGGCGGCTCTCGGAACTCCTCCAGGACGGCCCGGTGGTGCTGTTCTTCTACCCGGCCGCCCTCACCCCCGGCTGTACGGCGGAGGCCTGTCACTTCCGTGACCTCGCCGCCGAATTCGGTGCCGCGGGGGCGCGGCCCGTGGGCATCAGCGGCGACCAGGTCGACCGGCAGCGCGAGTTCACGGAACGTCACACCTTGGGCTTCCCCCTGCTCGCGGACCCCGAGGGCGTGGTGCGCGGCCGGTTCGGCGTGACCCGCGGCTTCTCACTGGCGCCCACCAAACGGGTCACGTTCGTCATCGGCAAGGACCGCACGGTCGCCGAGGTGGTCCGCAGCGAGTTCCGGATGAGCGCCCACGCAGACCGTGCACTGGCGGCGGTGCGGCGCCTGGCGGCCGGCTGA